atcataaCTTCATAAGATGTCATCGTCTTTGGGAGCAGTATCATCATGATTGGACCGCGATAGCAACGTGAAAGCCAAGCAGCAGCGACCATGAAAGCTGACTGAAAAAGAGCCCATTCCAAAGTTGAAACCGCAAGGACGGAGCGCTAATCATCGCTAGGTACAGTGAAGCTGCAGAGGGCACATCCTCTGCGTTCCCACTGATGCACGCATGCCATTCCAGTCAATCTCATGAACCGAAAAACAGTGGGGACTGGGGCTGAACACAGGTGCCTTGCACTAAACAGTAAACAGTAATCTGGACGGCAACCCCGGCAGTCAGTAGCTTCCACGGTGGGACACTGATTGAATATCACAGTTATATAATTTAGTTTCTTCTCACTTTAATCAAGCTCTCATTGTCAAATCCCCTTAGCCAACCAGTAACAATATAGCTTCTCTTTTCACTGTTTCCTCCCCAGCAAATAAAGATTTGCTCCTAAAAAATACTGATAGGATCTGAACTGTATGGAGACACAACATCTAGCTATAAAATAACGTTTGGTTCCATCTTGTCTTGAAGTTTGAAAGTACATGGTCCCAGATAGAGATTCAGATTACAGAACATACATAAGGCATACGGAGTCTGGTTCAGGTACAGCAGCAACTTGTTGGACCTTCATATACACAAGCCTTTCACATCTTATTTCTTTGCTCTGCACCTTGATCTTTCAACGCAGCCTAGGAGACAAAGCTATCAGTAAAAATGATGACGTGTATTGCACACAAAGATTTTTCTTGAAAAGAGATGATCTTTGGAGAAGAAAAAATCACAAAAAGGAGCTACAAGCCGGTAAACACTAAATGCCACAGTTTCAGGCATTTCATCAAAATGCATGCATGGTTATCATCATACAGACAGGAAGCAGAAAAATAAGCCTCAATGATTTGCTTTTTTCAAACATTTCTAAAAAACACATGTTTATTGAACCTATAATAATGCTATAACAGAATGATCTGAAAACATGTTTGGTAATGGTAATTACTAAAACAGAGACTGAATCAAGTTTAAATACAGAAGACCACAATTTGATAGCTTCCTCTCCTTTTACCATTTACATTTTCAACTAATCAAGTAAGCTCGgctaaataaataaacaaatgTGAACTAAATGTCCAAGAGTTGAAACAAGAATCAACCTAGCTTTCTTTCGCTTCCTCTTTTGGTTCCTTGTAGGGTCCCTGATTTAAAGTTTCATCACTCCAAGTTTTCCTTTGAGGTAAGTGCTCTACAAGAAGGTTCTCAATTCCTTTTTTGATGATGGCCTTTTTCATACTTGTCTCTCCAGTAGAAAATTTCGGAAGTTTCTTTTTAGCATTTTCTGGAACTAGAATTTTCCCAGGGTGAATACTGAGATATGATCTGGAAACAGTAGTTGCACAATTCTTAACAGCATCTTCACCGCCAGCAGATTCTTCCAAAGCAAGCTGTGAATTACATATGGCACAAAAGTCAAATGCTTGGTTTTGGTTATCAGGGATCGACGTATTCCAGATGGAATATGTCTGAGCAACAGAAAAAAGTGCCGAACTTGCACATATCAATATTCAATGCTAAATGACATGCCAAAAAAATTAGAATGCAAAATGGCTTAAGCACAATTCACACCCATGTTAGATGATTTTGTCAGGACAGTCAATGAAGGttgacaaaaataaataaaaatgtcTAAACAGCAACCATGGATGGCATGTTGATTTACTGCTATTGCTAGTAGATCAGCAGCAATTGTTAAGATTTGACAGGCagtaatgatgatgatgaagcagCCCCTGGGCTCACCGAATCAAACTGCTCATGGTGCGGATGctgggccttctccttgccccCACTAATgttcttctcttcctcctcaaTCTGCTGCTCCTCATCTGACTGATTTGCAAGGATAACAAAATCCTCCTCCAAATCCTCGTCAACGGACTCAACGCCCGGCAAATCGCTCCCGTCAAGCAGCTTCGCGACATCAGGGTCGATAGCTTCCTCGACCCGTCTCGTCGCCACCGCAACCTCCCCGGAACCAAGCGGAGGACGACTCAAGTCGTACGCCTGCACCACGGGCGAACAGAGTTATGCCACTGCCACCCCGGCAGACGGATGAAATGGCACGGAATACTGATGGGGCGGACGGACCTTGACGTCCACGGGGAGGCCggagcgcgcggggcggcggcggcggctggggaggAACACGGCGGAggagcctccgccgccggtggaggagagggaggggcggagctcgcggaggtggGCGAGGTAGTCGTACCCGTCGTCGGGGAGCCCGAGCTCCAGGATCTCGCGGCGGACGTGGTCGGGGAGGGCATCCCCGCCGTCTTcggccgaggaggacgagggctCATCGTCACCTCCaacggcggaggaggacgaggggccgccgccgtcgtcggtaAAGCCGGGGACGGAGTAGGGGTTGTCGTCGACGCGGACGAAGACGCGGTcggaggcgtcggcggcgccggggcgcgGGCAGAGGCGGAACGTGGCGAAGTTGCGGGGCTTACGGTTGCGGCCTCGGCCCatggcggcaacggcggcggcggagtgagGGCCAAGGCGACACAGCCGCTGGCGTCAGCAGCGAAGAGAAGACGCTACGCTATTCGGCAAATCCTCACGGACGGTTAACGGGCCGGGCTGTGATCAAGGATATTTTCTTAGTGGGCCGAGCGCTAATCTTTTCACACATGGCCGTGTGGGCTTCGCCTGTCGTGTGGGCCTACATCGTGAGGCAGTTCTATTTTCTCGGAAAATGTCTCTGAATTgcgagtttttttattttttgattttttgatttttcaaaaatatataccgcaatttttttttgcagatatgGCCTCCTGTCGCCAGTTCAACTGGCGGTAAGGCCGTAAGGccataccgccggatgaaccggcgataGGGGTACTGTTGTTGTCGCCGGCGAAATGTCATTTGACCTAGACAGctcatttttaaaaaaatcataactgATTTGTATGAACTCGGATGGagataaactttatatgaaaattgtagatctcgatgagatctacaattttttagttcaaagttttttcatttggagccatCTTGATGCTCAAATAATCGATAAATGCTCTAGatctaaaatttatttttggATCTGAAGCTTGTGACAATTATTAGAGTACCAAGATAGCTTCGAATGAAataattttgaactacaaagttgtagatcttattgagttctataatttttatataaagtttatctccatacgagttcatataaattaattatgattttttgaagGGGTGCTGTCCAGTGTTCAgaccaaaatttaaattttagatcTGAAATTTGTGTCGATTATTTGAGCACCAAGATAGctccaaataaaaaaattttgaactacaaagttgtagatatcgTCGAtatctacaattttcatataaagtttatctCCATCCGAGTTCATTTCaattagttatgattttttgaatGTGAGCTGTCCAGGTCAAAAGACATTTCGCCGGACCGGCGATAACATTGCTACAGTACCCCCTATCgccagttcatccggcggtatacCCTTACCGCCAGTTGAAGTGACGACAGGATACCAGATCTGCAAAACATTTTTGcggtatatatttttgaaaaaacaaaaaataaaaaaaataaaaaaactgctCATGAGTAATAAGTAGGATGGTAAAGAaccttaattttttatttagataatttaagAGCcgaattttaaaagaatcagATTCTAATCTTATCCAATTTTAagttaaaaatattaaaaatcaAATTGAATTGTGAATAAAGTATTAGAACCATGTTCTATTACCATCCCTACTCATCAGTTATGAGCTCCTCTCGAATCCATCTCCATATGAAGAAGCCACTTGTTTTACAACGGATTAACCTTTATTggttcagagtttcagacacACATCATGGCTAACCTCGATGGATCACGAGCAGACACGCCACACCTACGCTGCTACGCACACCGTTATTCTCTGCTCTTTTACTGGCAGCAGGCGAGGCGACGCTGTCCACGAATACAACGGACAGGTTCACTTGGCGGCAGCGAGGAAGCGCGCGCCCCAGAACCAGAAGCCCCGGGAGCGACGCGTTCATGCGAGCACCGTggtctccacggcggcggcacggagcACCGCGCCGACGTGCTCGCCGTCGGCCTCCACCGACAGCTCCGGCAGCGACTCCCTGATGTTGCGGATGCTCTCCAGCGCCACGTCCGCGCCCGGCACCAGCGACGAGCTCCCCACCTGCATCGTTCCAAGTGCGCACACCGCGTTCATTAGCCTCCGACTGTTCGGCAGGTACAGGTACTGGTGCTCCATCTGCAGTGCGGAACAGAATTGCAGAGACAAAAAGCTTACAACGACGTGTTCTGATTCTAGGATCAACACTGTGTACGGATCGAGcgggatttctttctcttttctatgaTTCTGAGTACAAGAGATCCTAGATCTACGGAAATAcatagagagaaagagagtagaGAAACCTTCGGCGCCACCAGAGGAGTTTGAGCCGGCCATCCCTTGTTCGctgatggagatccgctcaaaggcggcgacgagTGACGCAGTGAGGTCGATGCAGGGGCGACGGTGTCGAGGACGGTAGCGGCGACGGCAGGACGGAGTCGACTGCAGCGGCGGCCGATTCccactgctccagcgccccctagtagatcggcttagggtttctgtgggtgagggtgtaggcggcgcggcgaacctcgtgtcgtgtgccccggcccctcaccccttttttattttggcgctgtgcagcgggggcccaccaaccattaagggttgggcgcccccgatcagggcacggattaagggcctaataggccgttgggcctattaggaaagagatcaacctaacattctcccccttgatctcactttgtactttaactttatactttaacctgaaacttttcctttagttgttccatcacagattaatgaaTAGAGCATGCCTTATCATCACGGTCCAAAACCgatagactcaacagctaccacacacatcactgttttgaaacaaattctttatcttttgggcccttttgttttccagaaatcacaggctttcccttaaacccatgccggctatgtgttccatgaacacattgggtggtaagcctttagttagcggatccgcaagtattttctttgtacttatatgctcgagtgtaatagagtgattctggattttctccttcacaacataaaactttatgtcaatgtgtttggcagcaccacttgacttattgttgtgagcataaaacactgctggttcattgtcgcagtacattctgagtggtctttgaatgctgtctaccactcttaaaccgggtatgaatttctttaaccattcaacctgccctgaggcctcataacatgctacaaattcagcgtacatcgtcgatgatgcagtgacgctttgtttggagcttttccacgatatagctccccctacgagtgtgaacacataaccggacgtggactttcggtcatcgatgtcccccgcaaaatccgcatctgagtacccttctatctctagggagtcggattttctgtatgttagcatgaggccttttgtgccttgcacataacgtaatgctttctttaccataatccagtgtgcctgtcctggattactttgatacctgccaagtatcccggtaacaaaagctaagtcaggacgtgtacaaacttgagcatactgtatgCTTcctacagctgaagcatatggaaccgctttcatttgatcgatctcatactggttcctgggacattgaaatttcccaaatctatcgcccttgactattggagcaggtgaaggcttgcacatatgcatactgtatttctttagaactttttctaagtatgtcttttgtgacagtcctaataccccctttgttctatctcggtgaatttcaattcccaaaacaaatgaagcttcaccgagatctttcatatcaaaatttgaggacaagaatttctttgtctccagtagcagaccaacatcactactagcaagtagaatgtcatccacatataggatcaggaaaataaattttccacctctgaactttgcataaatgcaattgtcctcctcattttctttaaaaccaaattttcttatggtttcatcaaactttaaataccactgcctagaggcttgctttaatccataaatggatttctttaagcgacaccccatatgttcttttcctttcacgacaaaacctttttgttgtgccatgtaaacgttttcatacaaatccccgttaaggaatgccgtctttacatccatctgatgtaactctaggtcataatgtgccaccaatgccattataattctgaaggaatctttacacgaaaccggagaaaaggtttcattatagtctatcccttctctttgcgtaaagccttttgccacgagtcgtgctttgaacctttctacattccctttggagtcatgttttatcttataaacccatttacagcctactgttttggctcctttaggaatttcctctaagtcccaaacaccattggaactcattgatttcatttcatccttcatagcttccagccatttagatgagtgaatacttctcatggcttcttcatatgaagtgggatcaccctccatatgaacctcttctgtattataaacttcatagtcgctagaaatagccgaccttctttctctttgtgaccttctaagggccactgcttgtggcacattttgtgcctcaacttctggcaCATTTTCCATAAGGGGCTGTAGcacctcctcctcatgtccaaTCGCGGGTTCAGGtggttcctggatgacaggttccaaaccttcgctcactgttggtatgggtggagttgcgacaggcgttgacaccgtaataactggaatagttggcgcagcaacaaccgaagaaggtactgacgtcactatttcaggaacttttggtgcagcatcaacaggtagtgagaaaaatggctcttgaatcataggagtaggcacatacacccgcttctcctcaaggtcaatttctctaggtaccatgctcccccttatcatttcactttctagaaagacagcatgtctcgtttctacaaactttgtatgtctgtctgggcagtagaaacgaaaacctttcgacttttcaggatagcctataaaatgacagcttacagttttgggatccagttttccaatatttggattaaacattttagcctcagctgggctcccccagacccgtagatgagtcagtgagggttctcttcctgtccatagctcatacggcgttttgggcaccgatttgcttggcactctgttgagaatatggatggcggttttcaacgcctccatccacagactcaatggcaatgaggaataactcatcatactgcgcaccatatccattagtgtatggttgcgcctttcagctactccattttgctgaggctcccccggtgtagagtattgggcaactattccattttcctgtaaaaacctcgcaaaaggtccaggaacttgtccataaggggtatgtcgaccgtagtactcccctccacggtctgatcttactattttaattcttttgtcaagctgattttcaacctcagctttgaatattttaaatttatccaatgcttcagatctttctttaattggataaatgtaaccatagcgggagtaatcgtctgtgaatgttatgaacgaatcacagccatccacacttttcacaggaaacggtccacatatatcagtgtgaattatttctaacgttcctgcacttcgtttggcaccctttttaatttgctttacaaattttcctttaatgcattcgatgcattgttcaagatcagagaactctaactgtggaagaatttcactcttcactaatctttcaattctccccctcgaaatatggcctaaacgacagtgccataatttcgatgaagtgtcttgagttctctttcttttctttgtttctttctctgacaaggattcattcacattcacattacatacagaatgcactttatcacgcatagataataa
This portion of the Panicum virgatum strain AP13 chromosome 2N, P.virgatum_v5, whole genome shotgun sequence genome encodes:
- the LOC120661942 gene encoding uncharacterized protein LOC120661942, producing the protein MGRGRNRKPRNFATFRLCPRPGAADASDRVFVRVDDNPYSVPGFTDDGGGPSSSSAVGGDDEPSSSSAEDGGDALPDHVRREILELGLPDDGYDYLAHLRELRPSLSSTGGGGSSAVFLPSRRRRPARSGLPVDVKAYDLSRPPLGSGEVAVATRRVEEAIDPDVAKLLDGSDLPGVESVDEDLEEDFVILANQSDEEQQIEEEEKNISGGKEKAQHPHHEQFDSLALEESAGGEDAVKNCATTVSRSYLSIHPGKILVPENAKKKLPKFSTGETSMKKAIIKKGIENLLVEHLPQRKTWSDETLNQGPYKEPKEEAKES